The Deltaproteobacteria bacterium genome contains the following window.
GACCGGACATTCTCCTGATACCGGAGGAATTCATCGCCGAAGAGTTTATGCAGGGTCCGCTCTTCCTTGTGAATAGAGGGGATATAGAGCCAGAGGTAGAGAAAAATGAAAAAGGCAAAGGCGTAGAGGAAATATCCGGAGAGGAGACAGAACCCGACGGCAATCAGGACATTCCCCACATAAAGGGGGTTTCGCACGAAGGAGTAAGGCCCCGTTGTTGCCAGCTCCCGGTCTTTTTTCACATATCCCCCGGCCCAGAAGCGGATGGCGATTCCGGCAACGGAAAACAGAAGTCCGGCCAGAACACTTCCCGTTGAGGCCGGCCGCCCGATCACGGTTAAAACAATAAGGAAAAAAATTCCCACGATCTGCCGGATCGCATGAGGTTTTCGAATCTTCTTCATAATATAATGTAATGTCTCTTCCACAAAAGGCTCCTGAAATCGAAATTCATCCAAAAATTGATTGACCAATCCACCATTGCCGGTGGATTTGAAAAAGGGCTATTTCCCGATCTTCACGGACTCCTGAAGCAGGGGGGTAATCTTGAGTTCCGGTTTTCGGGCGGCCTGGCCCATCTCGCACTTTCCCTCAAAGACAACCCCGTCTTCGATCACGATCACCGGCGTCTGTATGTTTCCATGGAGCACGGCCGGCGCATAGAATTCCGCCCGGTCCTTGACGGTGATGTTCCCCTGGATCTTCCCCCGGGAGATCAGCCGTCCCACATCGATATTGGCATTGATCTCGGCATCCTCACCGATGATCAGGGTATCCTTGGCAATGATCTCACCCTCGACCTTCCCGTCGATCTTGACCGTCCCTTCGTAGGTCAAAACACCCTTAAACGAGGTTTCTTTGCCCAAGATCGTGTTGATATCTCCGGAAACCGAGGGGGACGGACCGCTGTTCTGACTGCCGCGATAATCGTTCCGTTTTTTGAAATTCATCATCTCTCCTTAGAGTCTTCCCTTAACCTTCAGGGATGGGTCGTTTCCCGCAGCAGGGTAATCAACCGTTCCCGTTCCTTCGACGAGGTATAGGTAATCTCGATTTTTCCCCGACCGCTGTGATCATGGATCCGAACTTTTGTTCCGAATCCCCGTCTCAGTGCTTCCTCCATGGCCCGGACATGGACGTCCGTCTTTTTTCCCGGCGCCTTTTCCTTCTTGCCGGAGAGATCCTTCCGGACTCGCTTCTCCGTCTCCCGAACGGAAAGTCCCTTGCGGATGATCTCCCGGCCCAGGGCAAGTTGCTGTGAGGCGGACGAAAGAGAAAGAAGGGCCTTAGCATGACCCGCCGTCAGTTTCGATCGGCGGAGATATCCCTTTAATTCCTCCGGGAGGGAGAGAAACCGAAGGGCATTGGCAACGGAGGAACGTTGCTTTCCCAGTTTGCGGGCGACCTCTTCCTGGGTCAGGTGAAATTCCCGCATCAGTTGATCGTAGGATTCCGCCGCTTCCATGGGGTTGAGGTTTTCCCGCTGGAGATTTTCAATCAGGGCAAGTTCCAGGGAGTCCTGTTCCGAAACCTTTCGTATGAGCGCCGGAATCCGGACGATCCCCGCCTGCTGTGCGGCACGCCACCTCCGTTCTCCGGCAATGAGTTCAAAATCCCGCCCCCGCTGCCGCACCAGAACCGGCTGAATCACTCCCCGGTTTCGCACGGATCGAACCAGGTCGGCCATCCCTTCATCTGTAAATTCTTTGCGCGGTTGATGCGGATTGGGAAGAATACTCGCCACGGGGAGCTCCCTCACTCCCTCCTCTTCCGTCCCCTGTTGCATGACCGGGATCGGCTTATCCGGAATAAGGGCCGACAACCCTTTGCCCAATACTTTTCTCGACATGATGAATCACTTCCTTTGCAAGACTGAGATAACTTTGCGCCCCCCGGGAGCGGACATCATAAAGCAAAACCGGCATCCCGTGACTCGGGGACTCTCCAAGCCGTACATTCCGGGGGATCACCGTTTCAAAAACCAGCCCTTCAAAATGCCCCCGGACCTCCTCGGCTACCTGTAGGGAAAGGTTGTTCCGAACGTCAAACATGGTCAGCAGGATCCCCTCGATGGAGAGGTGCGGGTTCAGGTTCTCCCGGACCCGTTGAATCGTCCCCAAAAGATGGGAGAGCCCCTCTAATGCATAGTATTCACACTGAAGAGGAACGATGACCCCATCCGATGCCGTCAGTGCATTCAGTGTAAGAAGCCCCAGGGAGGGGGGACAATCGATGAGGATAAAGTCATATTGACTGCGGAGCCCGTTCAGGACCTCCTTAAGGAGAAATTCCCGGTTCTCCAGATTGACCAGCTCAACTTCGGCACCGGCCAGGGCCATGGAAGAGGGGATCAGGGCCACTCCATCGATTGCCGTGGAAAGGGAAAGCTCCCCCGGATCCCCGCCCTGAAAAAGATCGTAAACGCTCCCGGCAACGGATGTCCGGTCAACGCCGAATCCGCTGGTGCCGTTTCCCTGCGGATCAATGTCCACGAGCAGAACCTTCTTTTCCGCCACGCCTAAAGAGGCGGCAAGATTGACTGCCGTCGTCGTCTTGCCCACTCCTCCCTTTTGATTGGCAATGGAGAGGATCATGCAGAGAACTCCATCTCGACCGGCACATAAAAACTTCGGTCAAATATTATAACACATTGATTTTAATAGGAAATTTATATTTGCTCCTTGGCGTACATCTCGCAATGTTTTTCCTTACGATATCACAGAACTCCTTTCAGGAAAAGGAAAAAGGGGACCCTTTCGAATCCGACGATTTCAACAAGCTTTGCTCCAAATCCGGATAGATGCTGAAAATGTTCCACGTGGAACATTTGGATTATTTTTTGATCTTTTCAACAATCACAACGTTTCGGGTGTGGTGAAGAAAGGGGACCTTCAGGGGGGCAACCTCCCCCACACGGAGCCCGAGACACAGAAGTCCTTTTTCGATCCTTCGCAGCTCCTCATTCACACTTCTCGATTTTTGAAACAGATAGATCCCGTCTTTCCGGAGCAAGTGAGCCGTCCAGTGACAAACCTTGTCGATACTTGAAACCGCCCGACAGAGGATCCGGTCGAAGCCGGCCTCGATCCCTTTCCCATATTCATCCGCCCGCATCGTGGCCACTTCGGCCCCTTTCAGGGAGAGGGTGCGGATCATGTGTCGGAGAAAAACGGAACGTTTCTGCGATGCGTCGAGGAGAACCAGCCGCAGGGCCGGCTCCACGATCTTGAGGGGAAGACCCGGCAACCCGGCGCCGCTTCCTACATCCAGGACGGAAAGACCGGGAGTAATCCGGCCGGTCTGAAAGAGGGAAAGGGAATCGAGAAAGTGATGGATTTCAATATCTTCCCGTTTCCGGTGTCCCGTGAGATTGATCCTACGCGACCAGTCCATTAACTCCCGGGTATAGATCTCAAAAAGTTCTTTTTCGACGGCCCCGAGGGTTAAGCCGAGGGCTTCGGCCCCTTCAAGGAGTATTCCTTGTTTTTCAGCCAATTCAACTTCTCCCGCCGCCGTATTTTTTCAAATAGATCCGGATAATCGACAGGGCCGCCGGTGTTACACCGGAGATACGGCCGGCCTGCCCAATCGATGCAGGACGGATCCGTTCCAGCTTTTCCACCACCTCCAGCGAAAGCCCGGGAAGCCGACTGTAGTCGATCTCCTCTGGAATCCTGACCTCCTCCATTTTGCGATATCTTTTTACCTGCTCCGTCTGCCGCTGGATGAAACCATCATATTTCGCCTCAATCTCACAGATCCTCCTTACCTCCCGGTCCAG
Protein-coding sequences here:
- a CDS encoding isoprenylcysteine carboxylmethyltransferase family protein; translated protein: MEETLHYIMKKIRKPHAIRQIVGIFFLIVLTVIGRPASTGSVLAGLLFSVAGIAIRFWAGGYVKKDRELATTGPYSFVRNPLYVGNVLIAVGFCLLSGYFLYAFAFFIFLYLWLYIPSIHKEERTLHKLFGDEFLRYQENVRSMWPRFTPYQSGSGEWSGRQWVKNGEHIVNGGLIVALLVLIARNLH
- a CDS encoding polymer-forming cytoskeletal protein, with the protein product MNFKKRNDYRGSQNSGPSPSVSGDINTILGKETSFKGVLTYEGTVKIDGKVEGEIIAKDTLIIGEDAEINANIDVGRLISRGKIQGNITVKDRAEFYAPAVLHGNIQTPVIVIEDGVVFEGKCEMGQAARKPELKITPLLQESVKIGK
- a CDS encoding ParB/RepB/Spo0J family partition protein, giving the protein MSRKVLGKGLSALIPDKPIPVMQQGTEEEGVRELPVASILPNPHQPRKEFTDEGMADLVRSVRNRGVIQPVLVRQRGRDFELIAGERRWRAAQQAGIVRIPALIRKVSEQDSLELALIENLQRENLNPMEAAESYDQLMREFHLTQEEVARKLGKQRSSVANALRFLSLPEELKGYLRRSKLTAGHAKALLSLSSASQQLALGREIIRKGLSVRETEKRVRKDLSGKKEKAPGKKTDVHVRAMEEALRRGFGTKVRIHDHSGRGKIEITYTSSKERERLITLLRETTHP
- a CDS encoding ParA family protein, which produces MILSIANQKGGVGKTTTAVNLAASLGVAEKKVLLVDIDPQGNGTSGFGVDRTSVAGSVYDLFQGGDPGELSLSTAIDGVALIPSSMALAGAEVELVNLENREFLLKEVLNGLRSQYDFILIDCPPSLGLLTLNALTASDGVIVPLQCEYYALEGLSHLLGTIQRVRENLNPHLSIEGILLTMFDVRNNLSLQVAEEVRGHFEGLVFETVIPRNVRLGESPSHGMPVLLYDVRSRGAQSYLSLAKEVIHHVEKSIGQRVVGPYSG
- the rsmG gene encoding 16S rRNA (guanine(527)-N(7))-methyltransferase RsmG, encoding MAEKQGILLEGAEALGLTLGAVEKELFEIYTRELMDWSRRINLTGHRKREDIEIHHFLDSLSLFQTGRITPGLSVLDVGSGAGLPGLPLKIVEPALRLVLLDASQKRSVFLRHMIRTLSLKGAEVATMRADEYGKGIEAGFDRILCRAVSSIDKVCHWTAHLLRKDGIYLFQKSRSVNEELRRIEKGLLCLGLRVGEVAPLKVPFLHHTRNVVIVEKIKK